The Tenrec ecaudatus isolate mTenEca1 chromosome 17, mTenEca1.hap1, whole genome shotgun sequence sequence TCTTTGGCTTTGTCGTTGCAGTGCATGGTACACCGGGCCAGACGGTCCTGTGGCACGAAAGAGGGCAGAGAAGGGTGAGAGGCTGCCTCGTTACCAAGTGGTGAAGGCTCTGCCACTTGATGGGGCTTCATACAGATAGTGGTAAATTAAATTATGAGATAATGtgtatttttttcccctcacacaTCTTTTGGGAAAATTACCTTCGGACATGACCTTGATTAATTAAAGGGACACTGTagtgaggtgccctggtggcatcgtggttacatgttgggctgctaaatgcaaggccaGCTGCACGGTGAaagaaagatgggttttctactccctaagtgtgacagtctcagaaactcacaggggcagttctccccgccTTGTCTggtcactaggagccagaattgactggatggcgggagtttgaattgactggatggcggtAGTGCAGTTGGGCGTTGCTGGATGGTGCGAACTGAACTGAAAGGATGACATTCGAGTCCACTAGGAGATGCCTCAGAAGCAAGATCTAGGGATCTGCTTCCAAACTATCAGCCAGAGAACCCAATAGCGCAACTCTCTATTCTAACCACGCAAGGTGGCGGTGAGTTGGCACGGATTGATGACACTTGCTTTTGCCGTTTCCAGTGCAGGTATGCAAAGTTAGGCAGGAGATCTTGGGTGGTGTAAATGATTAAGCACTAactaaaaggttagcagttcatgtCTATTCAGAAGAGCCTTGGACGAGTGATCCACTTCTAAGATCCACGAGTAGACCcagtaatctacttccaaaaaaccaTCCATGCAAAGCCCCAGAGAGCACAATTCTAGTTGTACACACGTGGGGTGACTGTGGCCTTCATGGCAACGGGTCTGGTTTCTACCTAAGACTATgcagtctcggaaccccacaggggaagcagttctaccctgtcctgtagggtcgctatgagtcggaatcgactcgatggcaatgagttgggtgtTTTTTGAGTGGTGGCAGACGGGTCCAGACCTATCAAACCCAGAAAGCAGGCACATGATGGAATGAATTGTATACGGTACTTCCAGGAAGTGGGAGGTTCCTGTGGCTTAGAGGCCGCAAACTACGGAAAGACTTACAAACCTGTTGTTTCCTTCATGTCTGTCcatgctaaagaaaaactgaattcAACAAACGCCACTGAGCATCTACTATGTGGCCAGCACTCTTCTGCTGGGAAACACAGGCACAAGTAAAACCGTTCCCGCCCTCGCAGAACTCACACCTAGTGAGGGgagagacagaaataaccaagtgGAAACATGGAGTTGGTGACGTGAGTCTGGAATGCAGGAATTGTCCGCATGTGGATGGCACTGTGTGAGACTAGAAGAGGCTAGAAAAGTTCCATGGATTTGGACATGCCAGAGCTCAAATGATGGCTGGGCGGGATCAGCAAACGTGGCCGGGAAAGGGTGGCTAGGGAAGGAAGACGGCCAGCAGGAGAGTGGTGTGTTCCGAAGGCCAAGTTAATAGGCATGCCAAAGGGAAGGCGAGAGACCACCTGCTTTAACGGTGCTGACAGGCCTCGTAGGACGAGGACAGAAAAACGAGCACTGGAAAGCACGCTGGCATAGGGGAAGCCTGAGTGGAGAGGGTGGAAAATGGAAGGATAAACTTATCCAGCAATCTAAGAAGTGTGTTTTCAAAATTAGTTGCCAAAACGAACACCAAAGAAACCCTCTGAAATTCTCTGACCTTGGAGAAATGATGGTTCTCCCTCCTTCACAATGGCAGGGATCTAGAAGAGCAAAATGTAAAAGCCTATCCCATAAAAACATTAGCTGttctccccaggcatgggacctCAGGCTATCAAAGCCCGGGTTAGGAACAGGCCCCATTTCCCAAGTTCTACTGAAGTGTACAGAGAGGAAGGAAATAAAGTGGAAATGCTGATGCCGTTTACTCCAGAGGACAAATGGAGCCATTGCTGTGACCTTAGAGGGGCTGTGAGCTGGCCATCAGTGAACCAACAAGAGTAAGGGCAATGCTCCTCCCACAGACTATTGTCTTCTGAGAGGGGAGCTCTCCCATTTGGATATAGCCGTCAGGGGCCGACCCGGTGCGTGTCTAAGTTTATAAAACCGTAGCAGGGTCTTGCTTTAATCTTGACAATTTTTCACACTGGCCTACTCCAACCCCCTGCAGATTCTGCTATCGTCTTAAAATACACTGTTTATCAATCAATATACATTTTCACCACCCGCTCCTGGGTACTCTGACATCTGTCAAGTGTAGAACGCTTTGTGGGGGTTTCTAGTGGCTGATTTCTTTGAAGTGGGTCACCAGGCCTATCTCCCAAGGTTCCTCTGGGATCCAGGAGGCTTTGTTTATATTTACAGTCTACAGACTGCAtttatggcaaaaaaaaaaaaaaagggtgtgtgtgtgtgtgtgttggaagcCTAAGACTCATGGTTATGAACATAATGCCCTTGTATCACATTGTTTCTAGCGTGAAATATGGTCTGATTTCTGGTCCTCAACTTTGAAGCCTTCCCCCCAACTTTCAAGTCACATGATGACTCTGCCCTTTAGTCCATTACAAATATCAAAATGGTCAAGACACGAAGGCCAAGATTCTTGAACAAATGCTGGTCAGCTCCTACAAAAGAGCAACTTCCCGGGTCTCCTCTCCGGACTCTTCCACGTGGGCTGTTTCTCACCTGGAACCTTTCCAGTTCGCTGGTCACCAGGGCCTGGGCTTGCGCCAGTGGCGCATGGCAGCGCTCAATGCACTGGTGCACCTGCTGCATGGAGGCCAGGCTGTCCTCGCAGCAGCTGGCGCTGCACCGGAACATGGCACCCTGGAAAAGGAGAGCAGAGTTGGGTTAGGGCTGAAAGCTTCTGCGACACAGACTGGCAGCTCCCCAGCCACCTTctgctttcatgtccctctagtAAGAGACCTCAGGACCACGAACAGGAAAATGATCCTTAGTGCTTAGTCTCAGTGTTTAATAACAGACTCCGTGCTGTCGGCTCAGTGATACTTGTTTAcatccatggctggggtgggtcagATGTGGCCATGTTCTGAAAATCAGCTGTGTACTACCGGTCACAGgtgccctggttgcatagtggttagagttgggctgataactgcaatgacagcagttcgaaaccaccagccgctcagtggaagaaagacgaggttttctactcccataaagagttacagtctcggagacccacaggggcagtcctactctgtcctagagggttgctatgggtcagaattgactcgatggctgagaGGCTTTGGTATTACGTTACACGTCAGAGGGTGACAACGTCCGACACGAAACAACGTAAGGGTTCAAAGAGGAACTTCATAGAGGCCACGCTGTGTGATGGGAGAGGATGGGTGCACGTCCAGGCCATCACCTTGGCCTTTCACCTTGGCTCGTGCCCGGTCTAGGCCTTGAGCTGccgggggtgcggggtggggtaggggcaggggcggCGCCtgaagggagagaaggggagaagcaCGTCTCCCACGAGGGGCTGCCCAGCTCGGACCTACAGACACACACGCTTCCGGCCGGGCTGGATTAGGCGGAAAATGGCCGTGCACACGCGGGAGGGCACGGATTTCATCCGATCGATCGGGAAAAGCCCCGCGCGGCGTGCTGCCGAGGCCGCCGCGACCCCGCGCACCCGGGTCCGAGCAGGGCCGCGGGCGGGCCTCCCGAGGCGGCCGCGGGAAGGCCCGGCACCCGGCTGCTGAGCGGAGGGCGCTCCTCGGCCTGGCGCCCGCTACCTGCATCTTCCGGATGTTCTCCCGCTCCAGGCTCTTCACCATGGAGTCCACTGCCTCCTGCACGCGGAGCTGCTGCAGCTCCGCCATGGCGACCCCGCGCTGCGGCCCACCGCGCCGGCGCCCACGGGCACCAACGCACGGCCCGCCCCCTCGCCGCCGCCCCCGCGGGCCGTGCCTCCCGGGCCGCGCCGCCCCCTGGCGCCCGCGCGGGCAACTGCACGCCCGGCGGCCGCGCACCTCCACCTGCCGGTGCCAGCTTTCCGCCCCGCCCCGCCTACCTCCTCCCCCTctttcctcccctttctcctcctcctcttcctcctcccccatttccatcccctcccctccccttccctttttccctctccttcccgactctccccaccgcccccttgccttcctgcctgcttccttccttttttccctccctcccttctttgatGAGCAGTGACAAACCTTGCACCTTGCCAATCTGTTTTCCGGCATCGCAGATTGGGTTTCCCTTTTCTAGACTGCCGTACCGATCGGAGTCTTCAGCAGGGACTTGCTGTGTCTGCCTTCTTGCACCTAACACACGACATTTGATCGGGCCATGTTGTTCTTTCTGAGTCGTCCATTGCATGACCATAACatggtttctttatccattcttgggGTGATGGCCAGGCGGGTCGTTTCCAATGATTAGGTCTTGTGGATCAAGTCGTGAATGTTGAGCACCTTGTGCAAGTCTCTCTGGTAAATAGAAGTGGAATGGTTGGATCACATGACAGTGTATCAGAATGGTTAGGCATTCCTTAACCTCAGAGACAATGAGGGGGCTCCAGATACTCAGTCAACTCTAATATTTACATGCCAACAACGACACCCTGCTTTTGAACTCCTAGAGCATCCCTCCACTCTGGGAGGGTGGCCTGGGCCTGTGATGAAGGCTCAAGTTTCTTCTCTAAGAAAGCTTTTCCACGACATCGACGTCTCACAGCACAGCTCTGCCAATACTTACCACTGCCTGCTGTCTCCCTCTCTCCCGGATGTGTCCTCTGGGCCAGTCCCTTGACACAGGGCCCTGCTGGTATGGAGCAGGCTTGTTAGAGAAATGTGTCTGAGAAATGAATGCACAGACTCATTGAAGGGCCTGGGAGAGAGCAATCCAGAGTGGAGAAAGACATGCCAAGCCCGGGGAGCTGCTGAGAGAAAAACCATGGTGGGCAAACCGAGTGAAAGAGCTAGAAGCTTTGGGGAAGCCTAGTAGCTCTCCCTAGCGTGGAAAAGGAGGCTGGCCAGGCAGGGAAAGAGGCATTGGAAGCTAGGTGTTTGCCTCCTGTTGGGCACTAGATGGCAGGAGAATCCTGGTTTGAAGGCATTGGCAGCTTGCCTTAACTCAGGCCCCTTGGACTGTTCCTTAGGCAGCAGGGTCTCCTGGATACCAAGCTCCCTCTGCTGGTGGGCACCCCCAGGCacaacccctgaccttgtgcgCTCTCCAGAAGGGACTGTGATTCACAGGGTGTCCCCTGGCTGATTCAGAAGGACTTTCTTCCAGTCCAGTCAGCAAATGATGCTCAAACGAACTGCTTATGTTTGGCTGCTCACGG is a genomic window containing:
- the FAM136A gene encoding protein FAM136A, giving the protein MAELQQLRVQEAVDSMVKSLERENIRKMQGAMFRCSASCCEDSLASMQQVHQCIERCHAPLAQAQALVTSELERFQDRLARCTMHCNDKAKDSMDAGSKELQVKQQLESCVTKCVDDHMHLIPSMTKKMKESLSSIAK